The Lutra lutra chromosome 10, mLutLut1.2, whole genome shotgun sequence genome contains a region encoding:
- the LOC125110251 gene encoding putative olfactory receptor 52P1: protein MQFTNHSHQNPNSFLLMGIPGLEASHFWIAFPFCSMYALAVLGNMAVLLVVRSEPVLHQPMYLFLSMLSIIDLVLCTSTVPKLLALFWTNATEINFGACATQMFFIHGFSAVESGILLAMAFDRYLAICRPLHYGSLLPPEAVGKLAAAAVFRGLGLMTPLTCLLARLSYCSRVVAHSYCEHMAVVKLACGGTQPNNIYGITAATLVVGTDSICIAVSYTLIIRSVLGLSSKEARAKTFGTCGSHLGVILLFYTPGLFSFYTQRFGQHVPRYLHILLADLYLVVPPMLNPIIYGMKTKQIRDGALRLMKRGIVHS, encoded by the coding sequence ATGCAGTTCACAAACCACAGCCATCAGAACCCAAACTCTTTTCTGCTCATGGGAATTCCTGGCCTGGAGGCATCCCACTTTTGGATTGCATTTCCCTTCTGCTCCATGTATGCCCTGGCAGTACTTGGCAACATGGCAGTGCTACTGGTGGTACGATCAGAGCCTGTCCTGCACCAGCCCATGTACCTGTTCCTAAGCATGTTGTCCATCATTGACCTGGTACTCTGCACTTCTACTGTGCCCAAGCTCCTTGCGCTTTTTTGGACAAATGCTACTGAGATCAACTTTGGGGCCTGTGCTACCCAGATGTTCTTTATCCATGGCTTTTCAGCTGTCGAATCTGGTATCCTGCTAGCAATGGCTTTTGACCGCTACTTGGCCATCTGCCGGCCACTGCACTATGGGTCACTGTTGCCCCCAGAGGCTGTGGGCAAGCTGGCAGCTGCTGCCGTATTTCGTGGCTTGGGGCTCATGACCCCACTCACCTGCTTACTGGCAAGGCTGAGCTACTGTAGCCGAGTGGTGGCCCACTCCTACTGTGAGCACATGGCTGTGGTGAAGCTGGCTTGTGGGGGCACACAGCCAAACAACATCTATGGCATCACTGCTGCCACGCTGGTAGTGGGCACAGACTCCATTTGCATCGCTGTTTCCTACACACTCATTATCCGGTCTGTGTTAGGCCTTTCCTCCAAAGAGGCAAGGGCTAAGACATTTGGCACTTGTGGCTCCCACCTTGGTGTCATCCTTCTCTTCTATACACCAGGACTCTTTTCATTCTACACACAGCGCTTTGGCCAGCATGTACCCCGGTACCTCCACATCCTCCTGGCTGACCTCTACCTTGTTGTACCACCCATGCTCAACCCCATCATCTATGGCATGAAGACCAAACAGATCCGGGATGGAGCCCTCCGACTGATGAAGCGGGGCATTGTTCACTCTTAA
- the LOC125079443 gene encoding olfactory receptor 52K1-like, which yields MATSASNITSIHPAVFVLMGIPGLEHLHNWISIPFCSAYTLALLGNCTLLFIIQADAALHEPMYLFLAMLATIDLVLSSTTLPKMLAVFWFRDREISFYGCLVQMFFLHSFSIMESAVLLAMAFDRYVAICKPLHYTTVLTGPLIIKIGMAAVARAVTLMTPLPFLLKRFHYCRGPMIAHCYCEHMAVVRLACGDTRFNNIYGIAVAMFIVVLDLLFVILSYIFILRAVLQLASQEARYKAFGTCVSHIGAILAFYTPVVISSVMHRVARQAAPHVHILFASFYLLFPPMINPIIYGVKTKQIRERVLGLFPRKNV from the coding sequence ATGGCCACATCAGCTTCCAATATCACCTCAATCCATCCGGCAGTCTTTGTGTTAATGGGAATCCCAGGCTTGGAGCACTTACATAATTGGATTTCCATTCCCTTTTGCTCAGCCTATACTTTAGCCCTGCTAGGCAACTGTACCCTCCTCTTCATTATTCAGGCTGATGCAGCCCTCCATGAGCCCATGTACCTCTTTCTGGCCATGTTGGCAACCATTGATCTGGTCCTCTCTTCTACAACACTTCCCAAAATGTTAGCTGTTTTTTGGTTCAGAGATCGGGAGATCAGCTTCTATGGCTGTCTGGTCCAGatgttctttctccattccttctcTATCATGGAGTCAGCAGTGCTGCTGGCCATGGCCTTTGACCGCTACGTGGCTATCTGTAAGCCCCTGCACTACACCACAGTGCTGACTGGGCCCCTTATCATCAAGATTGGCATGGCTGCTGTGGCTCGGGCTGTGACACTAATGACTCCACTCCCTTTTCTGCTCAAACGCTTCCACTACTGCCGAGGCCCCATGATTGCCCACTGCTACTGTGAGCACATGGCCGTGGTAAGGCTGGCCTGTGGGGATACTCGCTTCAACAATATCTATGGCATTGCTGTGGCCATGTTTATAGTGGTGTTGGACCTGCTGTTTGTTATCTTGTCTTACATCTTCATCCTTCGGGCAGTCCTACAGCTTGCCTCTCAGGAGGCCCGCTACAAGGCCTTTGGGACTTGTGTCTCTCACATAGGTGCAATCTTAGCTTTTTACACACCTGTGGTCATCTCCTCAGTCATGCACCGTGTGGCTCGCCAGGCTGCTCCTCATGTCCACATACTCTTTGCTAGTTTCTATCTGCTCTTCCCACCCATGATCAATCCCATCATCTATGGCGTCAAGACCAAGCAGATTCGTGAGAGAGTCTTAGGACTATTCCCAAGAAAGAATGTATAA
- the LOC125079427 gene encoding olfactory receptor 52K1: protein MTTSNITTTHPAFFLLVGIPGLEHLHVWISIPFCFAYTLALLGNCTLLFIIQADAALHEPMYLFLAMLATIDLVLSSTTLPKMLAVFWFRDREISFYGCLVQMFFLHSFSIMESAVLLAMAFDRYVAICKPLHYTTVLTGPLIIKIGMAAVARAVTLMTPLPFLLKRFHYCRGPMIAHCYCEHMAVVRLACGDTRFNNIYGIAVAMFIVVLDLLFVILSYIFILRAVLQLASQEARYKAFGTCVSHIGAILSTYTPVVISSVMHRVARRAAPHVHILLAIFYLLFPPMINPIIYGVKTKQIRDHVLSLFWRKNA from the coding sequence ATGACAACTTCCAATATTACCACAACCCATCCAGCTTTCTTCTTGCTGGTAGGAATTCCAGGTTTGGAGCACCTGCATGTCTGGATCTCCATTCCATTCTGCTTCGCCTATACTCTGGCCCTGCTAGGCAACTGTACCCTCCTCTTCATTATTCAGGCTGATGCAGCCCTCCATGAGCCCATGTACCTCTTTCTGGCCATGTTGGCAACCATTGATCTGGTCCTCTCTTCTACAACACTTCCCAAAATGTTAGCTGTTTTTTGGTTCAGAGATCGGGAGATCAGCTTCTATGGCTGTCTGGTCCAGatgttctttctccattccttctcTATCATGGAGTCAGCAGTGCTGCTGGCCATGGCCTTTGACCGCTACGTGGCTATCTGTAAGCCCCTGCACTACACCACAGTGCTGACTGGGCCCCTTATCATCAAGATTGGCATGGCTGCTGTGGCTCGGGCTGTGACACTAATGACTCCACTCCCTTTTCTGCTCAAACGCTTCCACTACTGCCGAGGCCCCATGATTGCCCACTGCTACTGTGAGCACATGGCCGTGGTAAGGCTGGCCTGTGGGGATACTCGCTTCAACAATATCTATGGCATTGCTGTGGCCATGTTTATAGTGGTGTTGGACCTGCTGTTTGTTATCTTGTCTTACATCTTCATCCTTCGGGCAGTCCTACAGCTTGCCTCTCAGGAGGCCCGCTACAAGGCCTTTGGGACTTGTGTCTCTCACATAGGTGCAATCTTGTCCACCTACACACCTGTGGTCATCTCCTCAGTCATGCACCGTGTGGCTCGCCGGGCTGCTCCTCATGTCCATATACTTCTTGctattttctatcttctttttccacCCATGATTAACCCCATCATCTATGGTGTCAAGACCAAGCAGATTCGTGATCATGTGCtcagtctattctggagaaagaatGCGTAG